Proteins encoded in a region of the Stieleria neptunia genome:
- a CDS encoding mechanosensitive ion channel domain-containing protein: MTPAQMPLARPIRRPHCLQCLTLLWVLVASVACTGQDAPPAPPAPPATPVVASNGPTADSIDADLAALELKTDLDEATKARLVAMLQQAKKTLQQGQSQQELAKQYSQMIGSVAARQAELRAKLDALAGQEPKLAADLTLADATQNLATLNAELAAASKQVTDLTAESARRRTRLTEIPGLLTAAENERAEVVKQQSQAAPVNESAIESQTRKTLLATRAEELSTRIESLQNEQSAYTATVDLLPLERKLAEANVAQLRRQTDLLQAAVLEMQKDQVRATAANLEQTVNAVPVNLRGLAKKNVELAELQKKLIEQAAETQQNLLGVKAAIEDVKADQQSSKERIDAVGLTDALGVILRQQRDEAKALKNKFRPRDDLNAKVEEYQISTFRLEDELSDINQGLAQREVPQLDSDATEFAWKDLSQDEAEWVLYRKRQELIEETLQSQNAVLQSMLNSDTQRRELVLLIDQFIDAIDVHLFWTKDAPTISLGELAVAPELVQWVSSPTSWSKAVEQMVLTVTLKPLRSLGLIVVAFAVLFGRAWARKRIKHEGEEATKINVGFDSTLRALAATFVVAMVWPVCLGTFAYLILKTTPADPFVHGFGDALAMVALYVASRELLGKVCRDQGVAECHFGWTDGLRRHLRRHLRWYTWVGGLIVFPMGLFFEHPDTDVRIFAIRVLSTALFLVTAVFHHVMLRQRSPLYVQLILDHPSSLLYRMRKVLWGLAVLLPVLCALMALAGYLETTFRLGHSLQMTFLLLVATVLMHGLLTRWLMLRRRDLARRKAMELRQRRLKEMEGTEGQAIASQAGIVLEEENAADLDKLDEQGRQTAVVFASLLVLVGIGWIWSDLVPALTYFDDVSLWNVGTGENIETVSLLDVMYSLLGLTLMIYATGVVPRVFELMVRGRTSLDGGARYAIATLMRYVIVVVGSFIILSLLSVPYNQLGWLLAAASVGLGFGLQEIVANFVSGIILLLERPVRVGDVVTIDGTTGIVSRIQMRATTVTNWDRKELVIPNKDLITQKLLNWSLTNVINRLTIEIGVEYGSDPDQVRELLYKVVRSHPLVLTDPAPLINFDTFGDSSLNFAVRFFLEKLDNRIEVTHQINTAIAEALEQAGITIPFPQRDLHLDVNGDGTSLPLSIRRDEDR, translated from the coding sequence ATGACACCCGCCCAAATGCCGCTCGCCCGACCGATCCGTCGTCCGCATTGCTTGCAATGTTTGACCCTGCTGTGGGTGCTGGTCGCTTCAGTGGCTTGCACGGGTCAGGATGCGCCCCCTGCGCCCCCTGCGCCCCCTGCGACACCGGTTGTCGCGTCCAACGGCCCCACCGCGGATTCGATTGATGCCGATTTGGCGGCACTGGAATTGAAGACGGACCTGGACGAGGCGACCAAGGCTCGGCTGGTGGCGATGTTGCAACAAGCGAAAAAAACGTTGCAACAAGGGCAGTCGCAGCAGGAATTGGCCAAACAGTATTCGCAGATGATCGGCAGCGTGGCGGCGCGTCAGGCCGAGCTGCGGGCAAAACTGGATGCGTTGGCGGGCCAAGAACCGAAACTCGCTGCCGATCTGACGCTCGCCGATGCGACACAGAATTTGGCAACGCTGAACGCCGAGCTCGCCGCGGCCTCCAAACAGGTGACGGACCTGACGGCCGAATCGGCGCGGCGGCGGACTCGGCTGACCGAAATTCCCGGATTGCTGACCGCTGCCGAAAACGAACGCGCCGAGGTCGTCAAGCAGCAGTCTCAAGCGGCACCGGTCAATGAGTCTGCGATCGAGTCCCAGACCCGCAAGACGTTGCTGGCCACCCGCGCCGAAGAATTGTCCACCCGGATCGAGTCCCTACAAAACGAGCAATCGGCCTACACCGCGACGGTGGATTTATTGCCGCTGGAGCGAAAATTGGCCGAGGCGAACGTCGCACAATTGCGTCGCCAAACCGATCTGCTGCAGGCGGCGGTTTTGGAAATGCAAAAAGACCAGGTACGGGCGACCGCGGCGAATTTGGAACAAACGGTCAACGCCGTGCCAGTGAATCTGCGCGGATTGGCGAAGAAAAACGTCGAACTCGCCGAGCTCCAAAAGAAATTGATCGAGCAAGCGGCCGAAACGCAGCAGAACCTGTTGGGGGTGAAAGCCGCGATCGAGGACGTGAAGGCCGATCAACAATCATCCAAAGAACGGATCGACGCGGTCGGGCTGACCGACGCGTTGGGCGTAATCCTCCGTCAGCAACGCGACGAAGCCAAAGCGTTGAAAAACAAGTTTCGTCCCCGCGACGATCTGAATGCAAAGGTCGAAGAATACCAAATCAGCACGTTTCGTTTGGAAGACGAACTGTCGGATATCAACCAGGGGCTCGCTCAACGCGAAGTCCCGCAGCTCGATTCGGATGCGACGGAGTTTGCTTGGAAGGATTTGAGCCAAGACGAGGCGGAATGGGTGTTGTATCGCAAACGGCAAGAGTTGATTGAGGAAACACTGCAATCACAAAATGCGGTCTTGCAGTCGATGTTGAATAGCGACACGCAGCGGCGCGAATTGGTCCTGTTGATCGACCAATTCATCGATGCCATCGATGTGCATTTGTTTTGGACCAAGGATGCGCCGACGATCTCCCTGGGCGAATTGGCTGTCGCGCCCGAGTTGGTCCAATGGGTCAGTTCGCCGACGTCCTGGTCCAAGGCGGTCGAGCAAATGGTGTTGACGGTCACGCTCAAACCGTTGCGATCGCTGGGGCTGATCGTGGTCGCGTTTGCCGTGTTGTTCGGACGTGCTTGGGCGCGGAAACGGATCAAGCATGAGGGCGAGGAGGCGACGAAGATCAACGTCGGATTTGATTCGACCCTGCGGGCCTTGGCGGCCACCTTTGTCGTGGCGATGGTCTGGCCCGTTTGCCTGGGCACGTTTGCCTACCTGATTCTAAAAACGACTCCGGCGGATCCCTTCGTCCACGGATTCGGGGACGCCCTCGCGATGGTCGCACTGTACGTCGCATCGCGAGAACTGCTCGGCAAAGTGTGTCGTGACCAGGGCGTGGCGGAGTGCCACTTTGGATGGACCGACGGATTGCGGCGGCACCTGCGACGACACCTGCGTTGGTACACGTGGGTGGGCGGATTGATCGTCTTTCCGATGGGCCTGTTCTTTGAGCATCCCGATACCGACGTTCGGATCTTCGCGATTCGGGTTTTGTCGACGGCACTGTTCCTGGTCACCGCGGTCTTTCATCACGTGATGCTTCGCCAACGAAGTCCGCTGTATGTGCAACTCATTCTCGATCATCCCAGTTCATTGCTGTATCGCATGCGGAAGGTGCTGTGGGGCCTGGCCGTCTTACTGCCGGTCCTGTGCGCGCTGATGGCGTTGGCCGGTTATTTGGAAACGACCTTTCGGCTGGGCCACTCGCTTCAAATGACGTTCCTGTTACTCGTGGCGACGGTCCTGATGCACGGACTGCTGACCCGCTGGTTGATGCTCCGGCGGCGGGATTTGGCACGGCGGAAAGCGATGGAGTTGCGGCAGCGAAGACTCAAGGAAATGGAGGGGACCGAAGGGCAAGCGATTGCAAGTCAAGCCGGCATCGTTCTTGAGGAAGAAAACGCGGCGGATCTCGATAAACTCGACGAACAAGGCCGTCAAACGGCCGTTGTCTTTGCGTCGCTGTTGGTCCTGGTCGGGATCGGCTGGATCTGGAGTGATCTGGTTCCCGCGTTGACCTATTTCGACGACGTTTCGCTTTGGAATGTGGGGACCGGCGAAAACATCGAAACGGTCAGCTTGCTCGATGTGATGTACAGTTTGCTCGGCTTGACGTTGATGATCTATGCGACGGGAGTGGTGCCGCGCGTGTTCGAATTGATGGTCCGCGGCAGAACGTCGCTCGATGGCGGAGCACGCTATGCGATCGCCACCCTGATGCGCTACGTGATCGTTGTCGTGGGCAGCTTCATCATCTTGAGCCTATTGAGCGTTCCCTACAACCAACTCGGTTGGCTGTTGGCCGCGGCATCGGTCGGGCTCGGTTTCGGATTGCAGGAAATCGTGGCGAACTTCGTCTCCGGGATCATTCTGCTGCTCGAACGCCCCGTGCGAGTCGGCGATGTGGTCACGATCGACGGCACCACCGGGATCGTTTCGCGCATTCAAATGCGGGCCACCACGGTCACCAACTGGGACCGCAAAGAACTGGTGATTCCGAACAAGGATCTGATCACCCAAAAACTGCTCAACTGGTCGCTCACCAACGTCATCAATCGGCTGACCATCGAAATCGGCGTGGAGTATGGAAGCGATCCCGATCAGGTCCGCGAACTGCTTTACAAAGTCGTGCGGTCTCACCCGCTGGTGCTCACCGACCCCGCTCCCTTGATCAATTTCGACACCTTCGGAGACAGTTCGCTGAACTTTGCCGTTCGCTTCTTTCTGGAAAAGCTGGACAACCGAATCGAAGTGACGCACCAAATCAATACCGCGATCGCCGAGGCGCTCGAGCAGGCCGGCATCACGATCCCGTTCCCCCAACGCGATTTGCACCTGGACGTCAACGGAGACGGCACGTCGTTGCCGCTGTCGATCCGACGCGACGAGGACCGCTAG
- a CDS encoding serine/threonine-protein kinase has translation MTQNDPRGRQGPSPDDELTIASNETVGDASRTLSDASARSPNGPQHGLGSGHVAEYRLIDVIGVGGMGIVYRAEDARLRRTVALKVMKPEVAANAMARKRFLREAESAARIDHENIVTIYQVGEHDGVPFIAMGYLVGESLRQKLKREGRIEPRIVANIGRQVATGLAAAHQLGLIHRDIKPENLWLEAETGRVKILDFGLARTQESDMRLTQSGMVLGTPKYMSPEQATAKTVDHRSDLFSLGSVLYHLLSGHEPFGGKDSASTLINVTQAEFAPVEKVCPHLNPALGRIINRLLAKHPAKRPQTAREVAMTLAEIEQQLEAEYQENARRQSLTETAELPATASSSPASAPIPINVSTATGKPPLLSLVLLGLGILLVGLLLLAFLSAN, from the coding sequence ATGACACAAAATGATCCCCGCGGGCGTCAGGGCCCATCACCCGACGATGAACTGACGATCGCCTCGAACGAAACGGTGGGGGATGCGTCGCGAACCTTGTCGGACGCGTCTGCCAGGTCACCCAATGGCCCACAGCACGGGCTGGGATCGGGGCACGTGGCAGAATATCGCTTGATCGACGTGATCGGCGTCGGTGGGATGGGGATCGTCTATCGGGCCGAAGACGCACGACTGCGCCGAACGGTCGCGCTGAAGGTCATGAAACCCGAAGTGGCGGCCAACGCGATGGCCCGCAAACGGTTCCTCCGCGAAGCCGAATCCGCCGCCCGAATCGATCACGAGAATATCGTGACGATCTACCAGGTCGGGGAGCACGATGGCGTGCCGTTCATCGCGATGGGTTATCTGGTCGGGGAATCGCTACGACAGAAACTGAAACGCGAAGGTCGAATCGAGCCACGCATCGTCGCAAACATCGGCCGTCAAGTCGCGACCGGACTGGCCGCCGCCCATCAACTCGGTTTGATTCATCGCGACATCAAACCGGAAAACCTTTGGCTGGAAGCGGAGACGGGGCGGGTCAAGATCCTGGATTTCGGGCTCGCCCGGACTCAAGAATCAGACATGCGGCTGACGCAGTCGGGCATGGTGCTGGGGACGCCCAAGTACATGTCACCCGAACAAGCGACGGCGAAAACCGTTGACCATCGCAGCGACCTCTTCAGCCTGGGGAGCGTGCTGTACCATTTGCTCAGCGGCCACGAGCCCTTCGGCGGCAAAGACTCTGCGTCCACCTTGATCAACGTCACCCAAGCCGAATTCGCGCCGGTGGAGAAAGTCTGTCCGCACTTGAATCCGGCGCTCGGTCGAATCATCAATCGGCTGCTGGCGAAACATCCCGCCAAACGCCCGCAAACGGCCCGCGAAGTCGCGATGACGCTGGCGGAAATCGAGCAGCAACTCGAAGCCGAGTACCAGGAAAACGCGAGGCGGCAAAGCCTGACCGAAACAGCCGAACTGCCGGCGACGGCTTCCTCGTCACCTGCGTCGGCCCCGATTCCGATCAACGTGTCCACCGCCACCGGCAAACCGCCCCTGCTCTCCCTCGTCCTGCTCGGCCTGGGAATCCTGCTCGTCGGACTGTTGCTCCTGGCGTTCCTGTCGGCCAACTAA
- a CDS encoding carbohydrate binding domain-containing protein, with translation MTICFRGVIACVFAATIAAVSVNAAVVTNGSFETPDIPDGSSFAFFNPGDPIGAGWVVDPASGSAVLILKEAAGVHPAVLDGDQYALIGLAPDFATIRQDVALDAAIYRLSFQLAAADTISDAGISVDILRGGTSVVGGPAGFFVPTGSGFMDQSLDFTTSTADNYRIVLTATAGAAAIDAFQITAIPEPSSVAVLAAIALPLVIRRRR, from the coding sequence ATGACCATTTGCTTCAGGGGAGTCATCGCATGTGTCTTTGCTGCGACGATCGCTGCCGTTTCGGTGAACGCGGCAGTCGTCACCAACGGGTCGTTTGAGACTCCGGATATCCCGGACGGATCGAGTTTTGCGTTTTTTAATCCGGGCGATCCCATCGGGGCGGGCTGGGTGGTCGATCCGGCGTCTGGCTCCGCCGTCTTGATCCTTAAAGAAGCGGCGGGGGTTCACCCGGCCGTGCTCGACGGGGACCAGTACGCGTTGATTGGATTGGCGCCGGACTTTGCAACGATTCGCCAGGACGTCGCGCTCGATGCTGCCATCTACCGGCTTTCGTTTCAACTGGCCGCCGCCGATACCATTTCCGATGCAGGCATCAGCGTCGATATTCTGCGAGGCGGTACCTCGGTCGTTGGCGGCCCTGCCGGCTTCTTTGTTCCAACGGGAAGTGGATTCATGGACCAGTCACTCGACTTCACGACGTCCACGGCAGACAACTACCGGATCGTCCTGACAGCAACCGCTGGCGCTGCGGCCATCGATGCCTTTCAAATCACCGCCATCCCGGAACCCTCGTCGGTGGCAGTGTTAGCCGCCATCGCGCTGCCGCTGGTGATTCGCCGTCGGCGTTGA
- a CDS encoding WD40 repeat domain-containing serine/threonine protein kinase produces the protein MAVHERGICPPHEILIRFLQGEVDETLLSDVSEHLESCRRCVDLLQENEAGLPIAQVTTDCFSDTLSETELQFLSRDFWKPAVPERIGKYPIKRELAVGGMGVVYEAWHPNLMCDVVIKTIKPDRRMRLDARQRMLAEQQLMGRLRHRSIVAVLDAGVDRDLPFIVMEKLPGVTLTRWVRDQSAPAEGQSIRPGIPWRDACRIGQAIAEGLAVLHRSGLIHRDVKPGNVMIDGDQKIKLLDLGLALDVGENGLSAAGESVGTPHYISPEQRQARETDRRTDLFGLAATIVFMLSGAPPEPDAPMITCDHLGKPLPDELRSLLSQMLHEDPGHRPDSAEQVAARLAMIKPRSSHRWQIPLAVTIGIVSVVLTTVALRWESPDAASIKTARDTPTRSRLFERPGLQASGLLPTGASTKLDTRLPRPVVVNAKLSRDGRYLACFGTGGNLRIYDVRSSEPNLVQLVRCYESTNVNHPQINWMDQDRVIAVTGSAFDRVLFWDVHQQQFRAETRPFTDALAGHVNASGDRLVVCDTDGRIGVYDADGQVVQEWSLPQDLKATSVSWSGQTSDLLIATTATKLVHYTDELSHTRIIDRSTSTTCILSLPQGQWCFGDPHGKVHHVDRDFETIAVHSIADRPIHSIVMGDQPTQIVVSADQVKRLDLQTGRYVTIPDNRNHRSPVLLQRSSAGVLFAGGDVRFSPFLSADQPSTLLTGTEQILTDIDISPQSDHLAFCSTVGITVADTQGKIRFRQRGDKGGFQELQWSPDGNRLAAVAGWGGRRLSIWSFDSADADTLHLRHAIDAPNSVTTLAWLNEQTLITVGEAGVARHWDIGSGTISASHDVGGFVRTLAVSPDRNHVAMGLQDGTLRIADPTLTTLATVVSPRDVSADGVSADGVSADGGGAIRKVRWHPTENQIAVVDEQRHIKIVDVDSGSELAGMHSPWVKPLSLCWAGDGQELAVTPLGIFGIGATGEFSQRRQLRRGTCVDWSADGDMLAFGESLSAVHFYRAGQHHWSIVLDQIDSAITLDANGNVISRWGSTDDLIR, from the coding sequence GTGGCTGTTCATGAACGAGGAATTTGTCCGCCACACGAGATCCTCATTCGCTTCCTTCAAGGCGAGGTGGACGAGACGCTGCTGTCGGACGTTTCCGAGCATCTCGAATCCTGCCGACGCTGTGTCGATCTTCTGCAGGAAAACGAAGCGGGCCTGCCGATCGCCCAAGTCACCACCGATTGTTTCTCTGACACCCTTTCCGAAACGGAATTGCAATTCCTTTCGCGCGACTTCTGGAAGCCGGCGGTGCCTGAGCGGATCGGAAAATACCCGATCAAACGCGAGCTAGCGGTCGGGGGGATGGGCGTCGTCTATGAGGCTTGGCATCCGAATTTGATGTGCGATGTGGTGATCAAGACGATCAAGCCCGATCGAAGGATGCGGCTGGATGCCCGCCAGCGAATGTTGGCCGAACAGCAGTTGATGGGACGTCTTCGCCACCGCTCGATCGTCGCCGTTTTAGATGCCGGCGTTGACCGCGACCTGCCTTTCATCGTGATGGAGAAGCTTCCCGGCGTCACACTGACCCGCTGGGTGCGAGATCAATCTGCACCCGCCGAGGGCCAATCAATTCGGCCTGGGATCCCCTGGCGTGATGCCTGCCGCATCGGTCAAGCGATCGCCGAAGGTCTGGCGGTCTTGCATCGATCCGGACTGATTCATCGTGACGTCAAACCGGGCAATGTGATGATCGACGGCGATCAAAAAATCAAATTGTTGGACCTCGGCCTCGCGCTCGATGTCGGTGAAAATGGCTTGTCGGCTGCCGGAGAATCGGTCGGAACGCCCCACTACATTTCACCCGAACAACGCCAGGCGAGAGAAACCGACCGCCGGACCGATCTCTTCGGACTCGCCGCGACAATCGTCTTCATGCTCTCCGGGGCTCCGCCTGAACCGGACGCTCCGATGATCACCTGCGATCATCTCGGCAAGCCATTGCCCGACGAATTGCGTTCTCTGTTGTCACAGATGCTTCACGAGGATCCGGGGCACCGTCCCGATTCCGCCGAACAGGTCGCGGCGCGGCTGGCGATGATCAAACCCCGATCATCACACCGGTGGCAGATCCCGCTCGCTGTGACGATCGGGATCGTTTCCGTGGTACTGACGACCGTCGCACTGCGATGGGAATCACCCGATGCGGCTTCGATCAAAACCGCTCGAGATACCCCCACGCGCTCTCGTCTGTTTGAGCGTCCTGGATTGCAGGCTTCCGGTCTGCTGCCAACGGGTGCCTCGACCAAGCTTGATACCCGACTGCCGCGTCCCGTGGTGGTCAACGCAAAACTTTCCCGTGACGGCCGGTACCTTGCCTGTTTTGGAACCGGCGGAAACTTACGCATCTATGACGTCCGCAGTTCTGAACCGAACCTGGTTCAACTGGTGCGATGTTATGAGTCGACCAACGTGAATCATCCGCAGATCAATTGGATGGACCAGGACCGTGTGATCGCGGTGACAGGATCGGCGTTCGACCGCGTCCTTTTTTGGGACGTGCATCAACAACAGTTCCGGGCCGAAACGCGCCCGTTCACGGACGCACTGGCCGGTCACGTCAACGCCTCGGGGGACCGACTGGTCGTCTGTGATACCGACGGCAGGATCGGCGTCTACGATGCCGACGGCCAGGTCGTGCAAGAATGGTCGCTTCCGCAAGACCTGAAGGCGACGTCCGTCTCGTGGTCCGGCCAGACCTCCGACCTCTTGATTGCGACCACCGCGACGAAGCTGGTTCATTACACCGACGAACTGTCGCACACACGAATCATCGACCGATCCACATCAACCACCTGCATCCTTTCACTTCCGCAAGGCCAATGGTGCTTCGGCGACCCACACGGCAAGGTTCATCACGTCGATCGCGATTTTGAAACGATTGCGGTGCACTCGATCGCCGATCGGCCGATACACAGCATCGTGATGGGGGATCAACCGACGCAGATCGTTGTTTCGGCGGACCAGGTCAAACGGCTCGACCTGCAGACAGGCCGTTACGTCACGATTCCAGACAATCGCAACCACCGGTCTCCCGTTCTTTTACAACGATCCAGTGCCGGAGTCTTGTTCGCCGGTGGCGATGTCCGGTTTTCGCCGTTCCTCTCTGCCGACCAACCCTCGACGTTGCTGACCGGTACCGAGCAGATTCTGACCGACATCGACATCAGCCCTCAATCGGACCACTTGGCCTTCTGTTCAACCGTTGGCATCACCGTCGCCGACACGCAGGGAAAAATTCGATTCCGACAGCGCGGCGACAAAGGTGGTTTCCAAGAATTGCAATGGTCTCCCGATGGCAACCGTCTGGCCGCCGTCGCAGGCTGGGGAGGGCGACGTCTTTCTATTTGGAGCTTCGATTCGGCCGACGCGGACACGCTGCATTTGCGGCATGCCATCGATGCCCCGAACTCGGTGACCACATTGGCTTGGTTGAATGAGCAAACGTTGATCACCGTCGGCGAAGCGGGAGTCGCCCGGCACTGGGACATCGGATCCGGGACGATTTCCGCGTCACACGACGTCGGCGGCTTTGTTCGCACCCTGGCCGTCTCTCCCGACCGAAATCACGTGGCTATGGGGCTGCAGGACGGCACTCTCCGGATCGCAGATCCGACACTCACGACGCTCGCTACCGTCGTGTCCCCGCGCGACGTGTCCGCGGACGGCGTGTCCGCGGACGGCGTGTCCGCGGACGGGGGCGGAGCGATCCGAAAGGTCCGTTGGCACCCGACCGAAAATCAAATCGCCGTTGTGGATGAACAACGCCACATCAAAATCGTGGACGTGGACAGTGGCAGCGAGCTGGCGGGGATGCATTCACCCTGGGTCAAACCCCTATCGCTATGTTGGGCGGGCGATGGACAGGAACTGGCCGTCACTCCGCTGGGGATCTTTGGCATCGGGGCTACGGGAGAGTTTTCCCAACGTCGGCAGTTGCGGCGCGGCACGTGCGTGGACTGGTCTGCCGACGGTGACATGCTGGCGTTCGGGGAGTCGCTCTCGGCTGTTCACTTCTACCGCGCCGGTCAACACCATTGGTCCATCGTCTTGGACCAGATCGATTCCGCAATCACGCTGGATGCCAACGGCAACGTCATTTCACGATGGGGATCGACCGACGACTTGATTCGCTGA
- a CDS encoding threonine/serine exporter family protein, whose amino-acid sequence MENSPKTPPTQAFLIEAAIMLHRYGTPSHRLERVMGRVAEALAIHGEFLYTPTALVISLRDRSGNEMTVVRRVDSGPVNVDKLIRFDQLLSRVDRLEIGTDVAMAELKQIDEATPLYRRPVYISACAIACAAVAVFFGGTPWEIAVAGLIGALVAGIELLHEHWRWESGLLEPLAGVAAATCSLLVAAYLVPIDDRLVTLAGLIILIPGLRLTVALTELAVGHLSAGVARLSGALVSLATLVVGVFLVWRLLDRLHPQLGPRPLPEPYWQWIALALAPIAFAIVFRARWRQWPIISLVSTLGVLASWGIGPRFGIEVGSFFGALSVGCVSNLYARIRDIPALVSLTPGMLILVPGSFGYRSLSALWQHQTLEGVQFGFEMMLVGASLVGGLLVSNVVIPPKRIL is encoded by the coding sequence ATGGAAAACTCCCCCAAAACTCCCCCGACACAAGCGTTTTTGATCGAAGCGGCGATCATGCTGCATCGCTACGGCACTCCGTCGCACCGCCTGGAACGTGTGATGGGTCGGGTGGCCGAGGCGTTGGCGATCCACGGCGAATTCTTGTACACCCCGACGGCGCTGGTGATTTCATTGCGTGATCGATCAGGCAACGAAATGACCGTCGTCCGGCGTGTCGACAGTGGACCGGTGAACGTCGACAAATTGATTCGCTTTGACCAATTGCTCAGCCGTGTGGACCGCCTGGAGATCGGCACCGACGTGGCGATGGCGGAACTGAAACAGATCGACGAAGCGACGCCGTTGTACCGCCGCCCGGTTTACATCTCCGCCTGCGCGATCGCCTGTGCCGCCGTCGCCGTTTTCTTCGGCGGCACGCCCTGGGAAATCGCCGTGGCCGGTCTGATCGGGGCGCTCGTCGCGGGGATCGAATTACTGCACGAACATTGGCGTTGGGAATCGGGGCTCTTGGAACCGCTGGCCGGTGTGGCGGCGGCAACCTGTTCCCTGTTGGTCGCGGCCTACCTGGTGCCGATCGATGATCGCCTGGTCACGTTGGCCGGTCTGATCATCTTGATCCCGGGTCTGCGTCTGACGGTGGCGCTGACGGAGTTGGCGGTCGGGCATTTGTCGGCCGGGGTGGCCAGACTTTCCGGGGCGTTGGTTTCGTTGGCGACGTTGGTCGTGGGGGTGTTCCTGGTCTGGCGTCTGCTGGATCGGCTTCATCCGCAACTGGGGCCACGGCCGTTGCCGGAGCCCTATTGGCAATGGATCGCCCTGGCGCTCGCGCCGATCGCGTTTGCGATCGTGTTTCGTGCCCGCTGGCGGCAATGGCCGATCATCTCCCTGGTGTCGACCCTGGGAGTGCTGGCCAGCTGGGGAATCGGACCGCGATTCGGCATCGAAGTCGGTTCGTTCTTCGGAGCCTTGTCGGTCGGATGTGTCAGCAATCTGTACGCCCGGATCCGCGACATCCCGGCGCTGGTTTCGCTGACGCCGGGCATGCTGATCCTGGTTCCCGGTTCGTTCGGTTACCGATCCCTGTCGGCGCTGTGGCAACACCAGACGCTCGAAGGCGTTCAGTTCGGATTTGAAATGATGCTGGTCGGCGCAAGCCTGGTCGGCGGGTTACTCGTTTCCAACGTGGTCATTCCGCCGAAGCGGATTCTCTAA